In a single window of the Lentimicrobium sp. L6 genome:
- a CDS encoding (Fe-S)-binding protein, whose translation MDTKEKVKIEVPIYSELHAAGNAPEYLFWVGSAGAFDDRYTKVTRDFVKILHHLGVSYGVLGVEESDSGDTARRAGNEMLFQMQAMMNIEVMNAYEVKKIITCDPHDFNTLKNEYPDYDGHYEVWHHSQFLEKMIKEGKLKLTKKALAGKKITYHDPCYLGRGNGEYEAPRNILDALADDRVEMKRSKSFALCCGAGGAQMFKEAEKGNKEVNMERMEDVSETKCDIVVTGCPFCMTMLTDGIKFTEQEEQMKNMDLAELVALELKL comes from the coding sequence ATGGATACTAAAGAAAAAGTTAAAATAGAAGTCCCTATATATAGTGAATTACATGCTGCAGGAAATGCTCCCGAATATCTGTTTTGGGTAGGTAGTGCTGGGGCTTTCGATGATAGATATACAAAAGTTACCCGCGATTTTGTGAAGATATTACACCATCTGGGAGTCAGTTATGGGGTGCTTGGAGTAGAAGAAAGTGATAGCGGTGACACAGCCCGTAGAGCTGGAAACGAAATGCTATTTCAGATGCAAGCCATGATGAATATTGAAGTGATGAATGCCTATGAGGTAAAGAAAATCATCACCTGTGATCCTCACGATTTTAACACCCTTAAAAATGAATATCCAGATTATGATGGCCATTACGAAGTATGGCATCACAGTCAGTTCTTAGAGAAAATGATAAAAGAAGGCAAACTTAAATTGACGAAAAAGGCACTGGCAGGAAAAAAAATCACCTATCATGATCCTTGTTATTTGGGTAGAGGAAATGGCGAATACGAAGCCCCACGAAATATTCTGGATGCTCTAGCTGATGACAGAGTAGAAATGAAACGAAGTAAAAGCTTTGCTTTATGCTGTGGTGCTGGTGGTGCTCAGATGTTTAAAGAAGCTGAAAAGGGGAACAAAGAAGTGAATATGGAACGCATGGAGGATGTCTCCGAAACCAAATGCGATATTGTTGTCACAGGATGTCCTTTCTGTATGACTATGCTCACTGATGGTATTAAGTTTACCGAGCAAGAAGAGCAGATGAAGAATATGGACTTGGCTGAGTTGGTGGCTTTGGAATTGAAATTGTAG